CGCCAGCCAGTTGGCTTTGGTCTGGGCGTGAATCCGCCCTTCAAAGTTACGATTGCCGGAGAGGACCGAACAGACCGTCAGATCCCCTTGCTCGATGGCCTCGGCAATGGGTCCGGTGAGCGGTCCGGAGTTGCCAATACAGGTGGTACAGCCATAACCGACAATATTGAAACCGAGGCTGTCCAGGTAACTCTGCAGGCCGGCCTTGGCCAGATAGTCGGTCACCACCTTGGAGCCCGGCGCCAGCGAGGTCTTGACCCAGGGTTTCTGCTTCAGGCCACGGTCCACGGCCTTTTTGGCTACCAGTCCGGCCGCCATCATGACCGCCGGGTTCGAGGTGTTGGTGCAGGAGGTGATAGCGGCGATAACCACATCACCATGGTGCAACTGCTCGTCGCTGCCACTGATGGCGATCCCTTTTTCAAATTCGTCGGCGGGAATGACCTGATCCGTTGCCTTGCCCATGTCTTCCAGCAAAACCCGGTCCTGGGGCCGCTTCGGCCCGGCCAGGCTGGGCTTGACCGAGGCCAGGTCGAGTTCGAGCACGGCGCTGTAGGCCGGGTCGGCCAGATCATCGGTCCGCCACAGCCCCTGTTCTTTGCAATAGGCCTCGACCAGAGCGATATTTTCCTCGCTGCGCCCCGACAGGGCCAGGTAATCGAGGGTGATCTGGTCAATAGGGAAGAAGCCGCAAGTGGCGCCGTATTCCGGCGACATATTGGCAATGGTCGCCCGGTCCGCCAGCGGCAGCTGCGACAGCCCGGCCCCGAAGAACTCAACGAATTTTCCGACTACGCCGTGTTGCCGCAGCATCTGGGTCACAGTCAGCACCAGGTCGGTTGCGGTGACCCCTTCGCTCAACGCCCCGGTCAGCCGGAAGCCGACCACCTCGGGAATCAGCATGGAAATCGGCTGACCGAGCATGGCTGCTTCGGCTTCGATGCCGCCGACGCCCCAGCCGAGCACGCCAAGGCCGTTGATCATGGTGGTGTGACTATCGGTCCCGACCAGGGTGTCCGGATAGGCCCAGCGTTTGCCGTCGATCTCCTCGCTCCAGATCGCCTTGGCCAGGTATTCCAGGTTGACCTGGTGGCAGATCCCGGTTCCGGGAGGAACCACCCGAAAATTATTAAAAGCTTTCTGCCCCCAGCGTAAAAAAGCATAGCGCTCGCGATTCCGCTCCATTTCCTTTTCCACATTGGCGGCAAAAGCACCAGGATTGCCATACTGATCGACCATGACCGAGTGGTCGATAACCAGGTCGACCGGGATCTGTGGATTGATCTTGGCCGGGTCGCCACCCTGTTTGGCGACCGCGTCACGCATGGCCGCCAGGTCAACGATCGCCGGCACCCCGGTGAAATCCTGCATCAGCACCCGGGCCGGGCTGAAGGCGATCTCGCTGCTTTTTTTCTGATGCGGCTGCCACTCGGCAACGGCTTTGATATCGTCTGCCTTGACGGCTTGACCGTCTTCCTTGCGCAGCAGATTTTCCAGCAACACCTTGATGGTAAAGGGGAGTCTGTTCAAATCACCGAGGCCGGCTTGCGCCGCAGCCTGTAAGCTGTGGTAGTGATACACCTGCCCGGCAACATTGAGGGTTTTGGTTGTTTGAAATGAATTACCCGCCATTGGTTTCTCTCCTCAGCTGTAATAAATCGGTTTTTAAGCTCTTCTACATCCATAAAAGTTTAACCAGTTTTTTCCAAAAGTGATAGTTCGGCCGGGAGATTTCTTTGCGGGCAACAAAAAAAGCCCCCTTTTGCTTTGCGCAAAAGGGAGCTTTCCAGAGAGCCATCAATGCGGATGGCTCGGTCAACTCACCGAGTTGATTCGCCGGTTCGGCAGGGCAATGGTAAAGGTGCTGCCCTGGCCCAGGACGCTGTCCACAAAAACGTTTCCTTCATGGGCGATGGCAATGTGTTTGACGATTGCCAGGCCGAGACCGGTCCCACCCAGAGCGCGACTCCGCGCCAGATCGATCCGATAAAAACGCTCGAACAGCCGCGGCAGATGCTCTTCCGCAATGCCGGTGCCGAAGTCACGCACCTGGATCAGCACCTGCTGCTCCTGTTCCGAGGCCTCAATGATCACCCGCCCCCCGGAACTGCTGTATTTGATGGCGTTGCTGAGCAGATTGATCACTGCCTGTTCCAGCAGCGGCTCGTTAATCCGCGCCCGCAACCGCTCAGGGCACTGGATCTCGATGGCCACCTGCTGCTGGGAAATCAACGTCTCGCAGGCATTGCGGGCGCTTTCCAACAGCGGCCTTAGCAGCTCGGTTTTCAATTCCCAGCCCCCCTCGGTCACGCCCTGTTCAATCCGGGAAAGATCAAGGAGATCTTCAACCAAGGCATTCAGCCGTTCACTTTGCTTGAAAATGATCTGTAAAAAGCGCTGCCAGGAATCATCGATCCCGTCCTCGTCGAGCAAGGTTTCAACCGCTCCTCTGATGGCGGTTATCGGCGTTTTCAACTCATGGGATACATTGGCGACAAAATCACGCCGGACCGATTCCAGCTGGCGGAGCCTGGTCAGATCGTGGAGGACGATCAGGACACCGATCCTTTCGTTGCGTTTGCCGGTCAGCGGCGCAGCCTGGACATGCAGGTAGCGCTTTTCCGTATCCAGCAGGGTCAGCTCATCTTCGAGCGGTTCCTGCAGGTTCAAAGCGCGCCGTACAAACCGCTGCAGTTCTGAATGACGGATAACTTCCTGAATCGGCCGGCCCGGCTCCAGAACGGCCTTGATCCCAAACAGCCTGGTGGTGGCGGAATTCATGCGAATGACCCGCTCTTCGTTGTCAACCGCAATGATTCCTTCGACCATACAGCCCAAAATCGCTTCCATTTCCCCCCGTTGCTCTACCTCGCGGTGAATCCGCTCCGCCAGGTCTCCGGCCATGTGGTTTAACGCTTTGGCCAGGCGACGGGTTTCTGCGGAACCCGTCTCGGTCAGGGGAACTTCGAGGTCCCCCTGGGAAAAACGTTGCGCTGCTCCGGTCATCAATTCAAGGGGGCGACTAATGCGCCGCGATAACCACCAGGAAACCGGGGCGATCAGCAGGGCGATCAGGAACCCGGCGAAAAACAAGCGTTGGTAGATTGCCGTCAGGGTCCGGTCGATGTCCGAAACCGAGATAGCGGTTCTGACCGTTCCCAGAACTTCACCGTCCCGGACAAAGGGCAGGGCGACATACATCAGAGTTTGACCAAGTGTTCTGCTGAAGCGGATCGACATCCCCTGTTTACCGGAGATTGCGGTCTGGATTTCAGGCCGATGGCTATGGTTTTCCATCCGTTCCGGGTTCTCTTCGGAATCGGCCAGCACCTTTCCATCGAGCCTGATTATCGTAATCCTGGTTTGCGAGCTTTCTCCGAGCCGCTTCACCAGCTGATTCAGGTTCTCCTGGCGAGTCATGTCGAAAGAGCTCTGTAACTGTTCCTCGACCAGATGGGCTCTGGCACTCAAATCTGCAGCGGTCTGCTGATAATGAAAATTGCGCAGGGTGACTGAGACATACCAGCCCAGGCCGCAGAGTACGATTAAAATAAGTAGGATATAGGTCGGGTAGAGTTGCCAGACCAACCGCCTTGATTTCATGAGTCCTCCCGAAACCGGTAACCGACTCCACGGACCGTTTCGATATAATTGCCACACGAGCCGAGCTTTTTCCGTAAGCCGGCAATCTGAACATCGACCGCCCGATCAGTGACCGCATAATCCTCACCGCGCACTGCATTGACAATCTGGTAGCGGGTAAAAACCCAGCCGGGACGACTGGCCAGGGCAACCAGAACTCTGAATTCCGTGAAGGTCAGATCAACACTTTTCCCTTCCACCTGAACCAGGTTCCGGCCACGATGAATCGCCAGCTGATCAAACACCAGCTCATCCTGCTCCTGCTGGCTGCTTTCTTCTTTACGCCGTCGCAAGACGGCCTGAATTCTGGCAAGAAGAACCTTGATGCTGAAGGGCTTGGTGACATAATCGTCTGCGCCGAGTTCGAGACCCTTGACCACATCGCTCTCTTCCCCCTTGGCCGTGAGCATAATAATCGGTATATTCCTGGTCGCCTCATCAGCCCGCAAGCGCCGACAGATCTCCAGTCCGTCGATTCCCGGCAGCATCAAATCCAGCAGGACCAAATCGGGCTGGGAGCTGATCACACTCTTCAACCCCTCTTCGCCGCAGGATGCACAAATCACATTAAAATCAGCCTTCATCAGATTGAAATGAAGCAAGGCTAAAATATCTTCTTCATCTTCTACGATCAAAACAGTTTTCTTTGATTCACTCATACCTATCCTCGTGGAGTAAAATTTGCATAGATTTAGAAAGATCGTAGTTCTTTGTTAGTTTTTTATGAGAAATTCCATAGATTTTATCTTTCTTTCCATTTTTTGACGGAATTTTTACAAACAACAGCAATTTATGAAAAAATAACATTGTTTTTAAATGACTCTTATGCTAGAAGCGATTTTATCGTGTCTCGGTTACCCTCGCAAAACGCATAAGGAGTCAAAGCATGGCAGAAGGTACTGTAAAATGGTTTAACGATTCAAAAGGTTTTGGTTTTATCGAGCAGGACAATGGCCCCGATGTCTTTGTCCATTTCTCGGCAATTCAGTCTGATGGATTCAAATCCCTGGCTGAGGGCGATCGGGTGACTTTTGATGTTATCCAGGGAGAAAAAGGTCCACAATCAGCAAATGTTGTAAAAGTCTAACACTTACCGTCGTCGGCGGTTTCTTCCGACACTAAACGGATCAATTTCTTTGAGGGTTAACCAAAAAACTCCACGGCTCTGCCGTGGAGTTTTTCCTTTTCTAATCAGCTCGATCGCGCAACGCCTTTGCGCGGACATAAAGCAACGACACCACATCGACTGCATTGCGGAGTGGGGGCTTTGCAGCAAGCTCTGCCATGGGCGATCAGGGTATGGCTGCATTGGGTCCACTCAGTCTGCGGCAGCAGTCGACAGAGGTCCTTCTCAATCTTTTCCGGATCGTCCTCTTTGGTCCAGCCGAACCGGCGTGACAACCGTTTGACATGGGTATCCACAACCATACCCGGGATGCCGTAGGCATTTCCCAGCACAACATTGGCAGTTTTGCGGCCAACCCCGCTTAAGGCAACCAGAGCATTCAGATCCGCAGGAACCTGCCCCTGGTGAAACTCCAAAAGCTGTTGGGAAGACTGGATCAGGTTCTTGGCTTTATTGCGGAAAAACCCGGTGGTCCGAATCAGCTCCTCGACCTGCTCCTGGCTTGCCGCTGCCATCTGCTGCGGACCTGGCAGCTGTTTAAACAGTTCCCTGGTCACCATATTTACCCTGACGTCGGTACACTGAGCAGATAGAATTGTCGCCACCAGCAGTTGCCAGGGAGTTTCATAATTGAGGGCACATTCTGCCGCGGGGTAGAGTTCTTCCAATGCCCTCAACAGCTTGATTGCCTGTTCAGATTTTTTCATGCTTAGCGACTTATCCACAAAATAAACAACTTATCCACAAACGGGATCAGGATGCTTGGATGCAATTCTTGCCGAGTTTTTGATCTTAAGAATCTTGCGTGTTTCTTTTGTTTCAACATCCAGAACCAGTGGCAGATGGGGGGAAGCCATTTTGGCAAGCGAGGTCCTGATAACTTCTCCGGCCAAGGTGCGAATCGGACCGCGCAGATAAATCCGGTCGCGCCCCCAGAGGGGAAACCGACCTGGATAGTTAGCCCGCCAGAGGGGAAGGGAAGCCCGTTTTAAATCGCGGGCGGAATGGAGTTGCCCCAGATCCCACAGCGGCAGCCCGAAGTCGCCAGCGACGATGGTTGCACAGGGAAAAGAAGGGTTGTTAAGAATTTGCTCGCTTAATAACAACCGAACCTGTTCCAACCGCTGCCAAAGGTCCCAGGAAAGACTGACGTTGAACAAATGGACCCGCTCCTCCGCCCAATCGAGATCGGCACGCAGACAACGACCTCCGTAGCCGAGAGGGGACGCCTGAATATTATGGAGGGGAAAGCGTGACAGAAACGCACAGCCGCCTTCGGTTTCAGGCCCGTAGTGATTTAATCCGACCCGCTCGGACAACAGTTTGAGGCTGGTTGCACCGAGTGCTGAACCGATCCCCTGCAACAGAACCAGATCGACATGCTGGGCACGGATCACCTTCGCACTCAATTCCGGTGTGAGTTTCCCGGAAGCGTTCAGCAATCCGTTGATGTGATAACTCATGATCCGGAATGTCGTCATCCCTCTCCCTTTATCCGGACAACACCCTTGAACATATCCGGTGCCGACGTTGGTTCATATCCTCAATTGAGCAACCTGACCGTCTCAATAATAACCTGAGAGTCAGGATAATCTCTGAACAAAGCGCTTTTGGTAATGGTCTTAACCCGACCTATTTTTTCAACGACATCCATGCCTTCAATAACTTTTCCAAACACGGCATAGCCGAATGCTCTTGCTGTCGGTCCGTTATGATTCAAAAATTTATTATCAACCAGGTTGATAAAAAACTGACTGGTCGCGCTGTTGATATCACTGGTTCGGGCCATGGCAATGGTTCCTTTGTCATTTTTCAGCCCATTGTCTGCTTCATTCTTGATCGGCGGGAGAGTCTCTTTCCGTGTTCCGGTCTGATCAAAACCGCCCCCCTGGATCATGAATCCACCGATCACCCGATGAAAAATTGTTCCATCATAAAAGCCATTTTGAACGTATTTGATAAAATTATCGACTGTCTGCGGAGCTTTATCCGAATTCAGTTCAATTTTTATCATTCCCAGATTGGTTTTCATTTCAACGATCGGCCCGGCATAGGCAGCGGTCGTTGTCAAAGTCAGAACCGTAAATAAATAAAAAAGAACTTTGTTCATAGGGACTGCCTCTTTATCTGGATGATGAAAATAATCAAACCTCTGTCTTTGCCGCTCTTAATCGCTGAAAAGCACTATTCTCTTCTCATAAAATCAACAAGTTATCATATTTTTTTGGAATTTGAAGGCCCGCCAACAGTTTCCACACACTGTTAAATGACCCTCTTTTCAGCTCATCAAGCTTTCTGGCTTCAGATCTCGCAGCATCAGATCGCTGACTGCCTGTCTGGGATCTTTATTCTGATAAAGGATTTGATACATCTGCTCAATAATCGGAACGTCCACATTCAATTTATGAGCGAGTTGAAAAGCTGACAGGGTCGTTTTAACCCCTTCGGCAATCATGGTCATACCGGCCAGGATATCATCAAGCTTGCGCCCTTTTCCCAGTTCAATGCCGACACTACGATTACGGGATAGGTCTCCTGTACAGGTCAGCACAAGATCGCCCATTCCCGCCAAACCGGCAAAAGTGTCAGCTTTACCACCTAGTTTCAGGCCTAAACGGGTCATTTCCGCCAATCCCCGCGTAATCAGTGCGGCTCGGCTGTTATAACCAAAGCCAAGACCATCGGCAACTCCGGCAGCAAGAGCAATAACATTTTTCATCGCTCCGCCAAGTTCAACCCCGATGACATCGGTATGAGTGTAAACCCGGAATTTTTCCGTGCTGAAAATCGTCTGAACTTGTTCTGCATAGGCAAGATCGCGCCCTGCGGCAACGACCGCTGTCGGCATCCCCTGGCTGACTTCCCGGGCGAACGAGGGTCCGGATAAAAAAACCAGCTGTTGGTGCATTGTTGCGGGAAGAAGTTCTTCAAAAATCTCCGACAGCAGTTTAAGGGTATTGTTTTCTATCCCTTTTGATGCCGAAACAATGATAGTTTCAGGGCTGATATGGGGTAACGCCTGTTCAAGAACCTGGCGGGTTACTTGAGACGGAGCAACAAAAACCAGCATTTTTTTATCGCTCACCGCCTCTTTCAGCGAACTGGTAAAATGGAGGTTATCGGCGAGAACGATATCGGGAAGGTAGATATCATTGATCCTCTTCCGCTGCATCCTTTCCGTCAGGTCTGTTTCGTAACACCAGAGAGTAACACCATATTTTTTCTGAGCAAGCAGGTTCGCCAGGGTCGTTCCCCAACTTCCTGCACCGATAACGGCATATTTGTTCTTCATCATATCGCCTTGCTCTTTTTCTCGATGCGTTGTTCCAGATGTTTGATTTTTTCCTGAAGCAAAGACGGTCTAGGAAAATCGGTCAATTTGCGATATAGATCCAAAGCTTCCTGTAATAATCCTTCTTCTTCAAACATCCGTGCGAGGTTAAATTCCGCCTGACTGCGGTAACTGCTGTCAGGAAATCTGTCTATCAGCTGTTTCCAGCTTTGCTTCGCGGCTTCTGGACGATTTTCCAAAACCAGAATTCCCCCGCGCCGATACAATGCATCGGCGGTCAGCTCACTGTGCGGATAGTCTTCCAGTAATGTTTCGAGCTCAATCCGCGCCTGCGGATAATTTTCCAGCCGGAAATAACAGTCTGCTATTTCATAAAGATAACGGTCAGCGTTGTCTTTATCCAGTTCCAGCAGATGCTGATAGTAGCCGATGGCAGCGGAATAATCCCGCTGCGCATATTTGACAATCCACGCGGCTTCCTGCCGGGCCGGTAAGACATAGGTGCTTTCCGGATAATCATGTTCCAGTTGCAGATATGTCAACAGGGCCTGGGGCATATCTTTTCTGTCGTCCTGCCAGATACGCCCCATGCGAAACAATGCCTCTTCTGCAGCAGGGGTATGCGGGTAACGCTGTTTAAGCTTAACATAAGTCTGCTCTGCCAAGTCGAGCTGCCCCAGGCTCTCATATTCAACCCCTTTTGCCAATAAGCGCATCGGCAAAGTCAAACGGTAATCTTGAACATAGGGCAGTCCGATGATTCCCAACAGAATTATCAGCAGGAAAAAGAGCAGCCAGGCTTTTCGGTTATTCGCTTTCCTCTTCAGCTCCCCCTGATTCTTCAATTCCTGCTTCAACTTCTTCTTCAACTGGTGCAGATTCATCCGTTGATTCCTTCTCGGCCAAGCGGGCGACCGAAACGATAAATTCGTCTTCTTCAAGAACCATCATCCGAACCCCCTGGGTGTTCCGACCAATGGAACGGATATCTTTTACTCTGGTCCGCAGCAGTTTGCCGCGATTGGTGATAAACATCAGGTCGGAATCTTCATTGACCATTTTGATATCGACGACTCGGCCGTTCCGTTCACTGGTTTTGATGGTGATAATGCCTTTCCCACCACGACTCTGAACCCGATATTCGGTAATATCCGTCCTTTTACCATAACCATTCTCAGTGATTGTCACCAGAGCCAGGGCTGTGTTATCGGTGACAGATTGTAAGCCGATGACCTCATCGTCCCCTTCCAGAGTCATGCCGCGCACTCCGCGCGCTGAGCGCCCCATCGGACGAACATTGGCTTCCGGAAAACGAATCGATTTTCCATTGCGACTGGCCAATAGCAGATCTCGCTTGCCATCGGTCAGACGGGCTTCTATCAGGCTGTCACCCTCGTCGATGGTCAGGGCGATAATTCCACCGGAACGGGGGTTGGAATAAGCCATCAGTTCAGTCTTTTTGATCGTCCCTTTGGCCGTAGCGGTAACGATATATTTGTCCTCTTCAAATTCCTTGACCGGAAGGATGGTGGTGACTTTCTCCTCCGGAGCCAGTTTCAGCAGGTTGACAATCGCCTTACCACGGGAGGCCCTCCCTCCCTGGGGAATTTCATGAACCTTCAGCCAATAGACTTTGCCAAGATTGGTAAAGATCAGCACGTAGGAGTGGGTTGAGGCCACAAACAAACTTTCAACAAAGTCTTCTTCCTTGGGCCTTACTCCGCTCCTGCCTTTTCCGCCACGCCGCTGTGCCCGGTACAGGGACACGGCATTGCGTTTGATATAACCGCCGTGGGTAACGGTCACCACCATGTTCTCTTCGACGATCATGTCTTCCAAGGTCAGATCGGCCGTTTTGTCGATGATTTCGGTACGCCGCGGATTAGCGAATTTTTCCTTCAGCTCAATCAATTCATCCTTAATGATTTTAAGGATTTCAACTTCGCTCGCGAGAATTTCTTTGAGCCGGGCAATCTGTGCCAGGATCTGTTCCAGTTCTTCGAGAATTTTGCTCTGCTCAAGACCAGTCAACCGGTGCAAACGCATATCCAGGATAGCCTGGGCCTGAATGTCGGAAAAAGAGAACCTGTTCATCAGGTTTTCTTTGGCGTCGGCAGGCGTAGCGCTGCTTTTGATAATCTGAATCACCTCGTCAAGGTTTTCCAGGGCAAGTTTCAAACCATGCAGAATATGGGCGCGTGCTTCTGCTTTCTTCAACTCGAAAATACAGCGGCGAGTGACAATTTCACGGCGATGGTCGATAAAACTATCCAGCACTTCGCGCAAAGTCATGATCTTCGGCTGGCCGCCGACAATAGCGAGCATGATAATACCGAAGGATGTTTGCATGGTCGTCATTTTATAAAGTTGATTCAAAATGACTCCTGGCACCATGTCCTTTTTCAGCTCAATGACGATGCGCATGCCATCGCGATCCGATTCGTCCCGCAGATCGGAAATTCCTTCAATTTTCTTATTTTTAACCAGTTCGGCAATTTTTTCGATCAAACGAGCTTTGTTGACCTGATAAGGAATTTCGGTAACGACAATCGCTTCCTTACCGGAGCGACGGTCAACCTCGACCAGGGCTCTGGCCCGCAACTGAATGATTCCCCGGCCGGTATGATAAGCTTCACGAATTCCTTCCTTGCCGTTAATAAAGCCAGCGGTTGGAAAGTCGGGGCCGGGAATCCTCTCCAGCAAATCCTCAGCACTGATTCTGGGGTCTTCAATGATAGCTACCAGTCCATCAATAACTTCGCCAAGATTGTGCGGGGGAATCTTGGTCGCCATACCAACCGCAATTCCCTCTGAGCCGTTGACCAGCAAATTCGGAAATTTGCATGGTAAAACCAACGGTTCTTCAAGAGATTCGTCATAGTTGGGCCCAAAATCAACGGTTTCTTTTTCGATATCGGCAAGCAGTTCATGGGACAAGCGGTCCATACGAATTTCGGTGTAACGCATGGCTGCAGCAGAGTCCCCGTCAATGGAACCGAAATTCCCCTGGCCATCGACCAGGGGATGACGCATGGAAAAATCCTGGGCCATCCGAACGATGGTGTCATAGACCGCACTATCCCCGTGCGGGTGATATTTACCGATGACATCACCGACCACCCGGGCGGATTTTTTATAGGGCTTGTTGTAGTCATTACTGAGGTCATGCATAGCAAACAGAATTCGCCGGTGAACCGGTTTCAAACCATCCCTGACATCCGGTAGAGCTCGCCCGACAATGACGCTCATTGCGTAATCCATATAGGATTTACGCATTTCATCTTCTATATTTACGGTGACTTTATTCTCTTCAGACAACATTTATGCCTCCACTCCCGGCAGGGAAATACTTAATACCAACCACTTATACATCCAGGTTAGCCACATTGAGTGCATTGAGTTCAATGAATTCACGGCGCGGTTCAACCTGATCACCCATCAACACGGTAAATATCTCGTCAGCCCGTACGGCATCCTCAATAGTCACCTGCAACAAAATCCGTTTTTCCGGATCCATGGTTGTTTCCCAGAGCTGTTCGGGATTCATCTCTCCTAAACCTTTATAACGCTGAATATACTGACCTTTTTTTGCACGTGCCAAAATGATGTCAAGCAGTTCCTGACGATCGGTCACTTCAATATCCTCTTTTTCCTCAGCAACAATGCTGATACTTTCATTCAGACAGATATCCTCGACCTGTTTATAGGACTGGAGAAGCAGTTTGTACTCATGGGATGAGAGGATCTCTACGGTATGGCGATCAATCCGCGCATGCAGATTGCCAAAGGTTACCAATATCCGGTCAGGGTCCTGCAAGACCTCATATTTGGTCTTCGGATCGACTTCTCGAAGCTGCTGGGCAAGGGGCTCGAGACTATCTTGATCGGCATAACCGTTCTTAATTTTTCCTCTGACGAATATTTTCAGAATTTCACTTGGTATTCCCTTGTTGACTATCTTATCAAAGTGCTTGTTATAATTAATAATATTCCGCAAAGTCGGAATAATCTGCTTACCCCGCAAAACTTTATTCCCTTGCTCCATTTCTACGGCAATACCTTCGGTACCATTATCCAAAAGGTATTCCAGCAGGGCATCATCATCTTTCAGGTAAATTTCCCGTTTGCCCCTTTTGACCTTATAAAGGGGCGGCTGGGCGATATAAAGATGACCTCTTTCAACAATTTCCGGCATTTGTCTGAAAAAGAAGGTCAGCAGCAGCGTCCTGATATGAGAACCATCAACATCGGCATCAGTCATGATAATAATCCGATGGTAACGTAGTTTAGACACATCGAAATCATCCTTGCCAATACTTGTTCCCATGGCCGTAATCAGGGTTCTTATTTCATTAGAGGTGAGCAGCTTGTCAAAGCGAGCTTTTTCAACGTTGAGTATTTTACCTTTCAGCGGCAGAATTGCCTGAAATCTTCTGTCTCTTCCCTGTTTGGCACTTCCGCCGGCAGAATCACCTTCGACCAGATAGATTTCGCACAAAGACGGGTCTTTTTCCTGGCAATCGGCAAGTTTACCTGGCAGTGACAAACCGTCCAGAGCACCTTTTCGGCGGGTCAGATCCCGTGCTTTGCGGGCTGCTTCCCGGGCACGAGCTGCGTCAATTCCCTTTTCTAGGATTTTTCTAGCAACCTGCGGATTTTCTTCCAGGAAAGTCGCCAACTTTTCATTCATCAGAGTTTCGACAAAACCTTTTATCTCAGAATTTCCCAATTTAGTTTTGGTTTGACCTTCAAACTGAGGATCGGAGAGTTTAACCGAGATGACGGCAGCAATACCTTCGCGCAAATCATCTCCGGATATGGCCACTTTGATATTTTTCAACAGATTATTATTGGTCGCGTAGTTATTCATGGTCCGCGTCAACGCAGCCTTGAATCCGCTCAAGTGGGTACCACCTTCGTGGGTGTTTATATTGTTGGCAAAAGAAAAAATCTTCTCATCATAGCCATCAT
This genomic window from Pelobacter seleniigenes DSM 18267 contains:
- the gyrA gene encoding DNA gyrase subunit A, with the translated sequence MLSEENKVTVNIEDEMRKSYMDYAMSVIVGRALPDVRDGLKPVHRRILFAMHDLSNDYNKPYKKSARVVGDVIGKYHPHGDSAVYDTIVRMAQDFSMRHPLVDGQGNFGSIDGDSAAAMRYTEIRMDRLSHELLADIEKETVDFGPNYDESLEEPLVLPCKFPNLLVNGSEGIAVGMATKIPPHNLGEVIDGLVAIIEDPRISAEDLLERIPGPDFPTAGFINGKEGIREAYHTGRGIIQLRARALVEVDRRSGKEAIVVTEIPYQVNKARLIEKIAELVKNKKIEGISDLRDESDRDGMRIVIELKKDMVPGVILNQLYKMTTMQTSFGIIMLAIVGGQPKIMTLREVLDSFIDHRREIVTRRCIFELKKAEARAHILHGLKLALENLDEVIQIIKSSATPADAKENLMNRFSFSDIQAQAILDMRLHRLTGLEQSKILEELEQILAQIARLKEILASEVEILKIIKDELIELKEKFANPRRTEIIDKTADLTLEDMIVEENMVVTVTHGGYIKRNAVSLYRAQRRGGKGRSGVRPKEEDFVESLFVASTHSYVLIFTNLGKVYWLKVHEIPQGGRASRGKAIVNLLKLAPEEKVTTILPVKEFEEDKYIVTATAKGTIKKTELMAYSNPRSGGIIALTIDEGDSLIEARLTDGKRDLLLASRNGKSIRFPEANVRPMGRSARGVRGMTLEGDDEVIGLQSVTDNTALALVTITENGYGKRTDITEYRVQSRGGKGIITIKTSERNGRVVDIKMVNEDSDLMFITNRGKLLRTRVKDIRSIGRNTQGVRMMVLEEDEFIVSVARLAEKESTDESAPVEEEVEAGIEESGGAEEESE
- a CDS encoding NAD(P)H-dependent glycerol-3-phosphate dehydrogenase; its protein translation is MKNKYAVIGAGSWGTTLANLLAQKKYGVTLWCYETDLTERMQRKRINDIYLPDIVLADNLHFTSSLKEAVSDKKMLVFVAPSQVTRQVLEQALPHISPETIIVSASKGIENNTLKLLSEIFEELLPATMHQQLVFLSGPSFAREVSQGMPTAVVAAGRDLAYAEQVQTIFSTEKFRVYTHTDVIGVELGGAMKNVIALAAGVADGLGFGYNSRAALITRGLAEMTRLGLKLGGKADTFAGLAGMGDLVLTCTGDLSRNRSVGIELGKGRKLDDILAGMTMIAEGVKTTLSAFQLAHKLNVDVPIIEQMYQILYQNKDPRQAVSDLMLRDLKPESLMS
- a CDS encoding tetratricopeptide repeat protein — translated: MNLHQLKKKLKQELKNQGELKRKANNRKAWLLFFLLIILLGIIGLPYVQDYRLTLPMRLLAKGVEYESLGQLDLAEQTYVKLKQRYPHTPAAEEALFRMGRIWQDDRKDMPQALLTYLQLEHDYPESTYVLPARQEAAWIVKYAQRDYSAAIGYYQHLLELDKDNADRYLYEIADCYFRLENYPQARIELETLLEDYPHSELTADALYRRGGILVLENRPEAAKQSWKQLIDRFPDSSYRSQAEFNLARMFEEEGLLQEALDLYRKLTDFPRPSLLQEKIKHLEQRIEKKSKAI
- the gyrB gene encoding DNA topoisomerase (ATP-hydrolyzing) subunit B; the encoded protein is MTEEKKYGADSIQVLEGLEAVRKRPSMYIGSTSVQGLHHLVYEVVDNSIDEALAGYCDDVNITIHGDNSVTVEDNGRGIPVEHHAKQNKSAAEVVMTVLHAGGKFDDKGEGAYKVSGGLHGVGVSVVNALSEKLDLEIRRDGKIHRQSYVRGVPTGPLKIEGDTIKRGTKITFWPDPEIFETLVFSFETLSTRLRELAFLNAGVKIVITDSRTEKNNEFLYEGGIRSFVEYLNRAKNSLHSTPIFFSGAKDGAELEIAIQYNDGYDEKIFSFANNINTHEGGTHLSGFKAALTRTMNNYATNNNLLKNIKVAISGDDLREGIAAVISVKLSDPQFEGQTKTKLGNSEIKGFVETLMNEKLATFLEENPQVARKILEKGIDAARAREAARKARDLTRRKGALDGLSLPGKLADCQEKDPSLCEIYLVEGDSAGGSAKQGRDRRFQAILPLKGKILNVEKARFDKLLTSNEIRTLITAMGTSIGKDDFDVSKLRYHRIIIMTDADVDGSHIRTLLLTFFFRQMPEIVERGHLYIAQPPLYKVKRGKREIYLKDDDALLEYLLDNGTEGIAVEMEQGNKVLRGKQIIPTLRNIINYNKHFDKIVNKGIPSEILKIFVRGKIKNGYADQDSLEPLAQQLREVDPKTKYEVLQDPDRILVTFGNLHARIDRHTVEILSSHEYKLLLQSYKQVEDICLNESISIVAEEKEDIEVTDRQELLDIILARAKKGQYIQRYKGLGEMNPEQLWETTMDPEKRILLQVTIEDAVRADEIFTVLMGDQVEPRREFIELNALNVANLDV